The Epinephelus lanceolatus isolate andai-2023 chromosome 14, ASM4190304v1, whole genome shotgun sequence genome has a window encoding:
- the dnajc3a gene encoding dnaJ homolog subfamily C: MVSIDHVAHKILTYIPYVLVLIDMRYEGVKCGRDGSVDNHMEMGKKLLAAGQLADALSHFHAAVDGDPKNYMAYYRRATVFLAMGKSKSALPDLSRVIELKPDFTSARLQRGNLLLKQGRLDEAESDFKKVLKSNPSAKEEGEAQSQLTKSDEIQRLVAQARNSFNSQDYVTAAAQLDTVIETCVWDVTSREMRAECFIQMGEMGKAISDLKAASKLKNDNTQAFYKLSTIYYNLGDHEMSLNEVRECLKLDPDHKQCYSHYKQVKKLNKQIQSAEELIQEQRYEDAVSKYEAVMKTEPNVQHFSLLAKERMCHALAQGQQANRAISVCGEVLQSNPENVNVLKDRAEAYVQEEQYEEAIKDYETAAKHSENDRQIKEGLERAQRLLKQSQKRDYYKILGVKRTAQKKEIIKAYRKLAQQWHPDNFQDPEEKKRAEKKFIDIAQAKEVLTDPEMRTKFDHGEDPMDPESQQGHHHHQHFHGGFHGFQGFNPFGSGPFNFKFNFN, encoded by the exons ATGGTGTCCATAGACCATGTCGCTCACAAAATACTGACTTACATCCCTTATGTCCTTGTTTTGATTGACATGAGATATGAAG gagTGAAATGTGGCAGGGATGGGAGTGTTGACAATCATATGGAAATGGGGAAGAAGCTGCTCGCTGCTGGCCAGCTAGCTGATGCCCTGTCTCATTTCCATGCTGCTGTGG ATGGAGATCCCAAAAACTACATGGCCTACTACAGGAGAGCTACAGTGTTTCTGGCAATGGGGAAGTCAAAGTCTGCTCTGCCAGATTTGAGCAGAGTTATTGAACTCAAACCAGATTTCACATCT GCACGCCTTCAGAGGGGGAATCTGCTCCTGAAGCAGGGGAGACTAGATGAGGCAGAGAGTGACTTCAAGAAGGTG CTGAAGTCCAACCCCAGCGCCAAAGAGGAGGGGGAAGCCCAGAGTCAGCTGACAAAGTCAGATGAAATTCAGCGGCTGGTGGCTCAGGCACGCAACAGCTTCAACAGCCAGGATTACGTGACAGCAGCTGCCCAGCTTGACACTGTCATTGAG ACTTGCGTTTGGGATGTGACCTCTCGTGAGATGCGAGCGGAGTGTTTCATTCAAATGGGAGAGATGGGGAAGGCCATCAGCGACCTCAAAGCTGCATCCAagttaaaaaatgacaacaccCAGGCTTTCTACAAACTCAGCACCATCTACTATAATCTCGGAGACCATGAGATGTCCCTCAA CGAGGTGCGTGAGTGCCTGAAGCTCGATCCTGATCACAAACAGTGTTACAGCCACTACAAGCAGGTCAAGAAGCTCAACAAACAGATCCAGTCTGCCGAGGAACTCATCCAAgagcagag GTATGAAGACGCAGTGAGCAAATATGAGGCGGTGATGAAGACGGAGCCCAACGTGCAGCATTTCTCCCTCCTTGCCAAAGAGCGCATGTGCCATGCTTTGGCACAG GGCCAGCAGGCCAACAGAGCTATCTCAGTGTGTGGTGAGGTTCTCCAATCCAACCCGGAGAACGTTAACGTGCTGAAGGATAGAGCTGAGGCCTACGTCCAAGAGGAACAGTATGAGGAAG ctATTAAGGACTACGAGACTGCTGCCAAACACAGTGAGAATGACCGTCAGATAAAAGAAGGCCTGGAGAGAGCTCAGCGACTTCTCAAACAGTCTCAGAAGAGGGATTACTATAAGATCCTGGGAGTGAAGAG AACTGCCCAGAAAAAGGAGATTATCAAAGCCTACAGGAAACTGGCACAACAGTGGCATCCGGACAACTTCCAGGATCCAGAGGAAAAGAAGAGGGCTGAGAAGAAGTTCATTGACATCGCTCAGGCTAAAGAGGTTCTCACTGACCCAG AGATGAGAACCAAGTTCGACCACGGTGAAGACCCTATGGATCCGGAGAGCCAGCAGGgtcatcatcaccaccagcaCTTCCACGGAGGCTTCCACGGCTTCCAGGGTTTCAATCCATTCGGCTCTGGACCCTTCAACTTTAAATTCAACTTCAACTGA
- the LOC117251617 gene encoding claudin-10-like → MSYRTVVMYMEIGCFVVCVSGWILVCSTMPTEIWTWSEVDSIVLTTSNYFSNLWKDCISDSTGVSDCKGIPSMLALNWDIHMCRALIIISIILAFFGSILVLVGMKCTKIGGSEVANARVTFAGGMNYLIGGMCSMVAFSYYGNKIRAEFQDPNYKAQKFEIGVGVFIGWGGSTLLVVGGLIFSIFAGKEGCHSSPKRFPEYRYPDPYRAVPTKKSIESLTRTESTDSRKSRTTRSSGSRGSSISGITDSTKTSATNAYV, encoded by the exons ATGAGTTACAGGACTGTGGTGATGTACATGGAGATCGGCTGCTTtgtggtctgtgtgtctggATGGATCCTGGTGTGTTCTACCATGCCCACAGAGATCTGGACATGGTCCGAGGTTGACAGCATAGTCTTAACTACTTCAAACTACTTCTCCAATCTTTGGAAGGATTGTATATCTGATTCAACTGGAGTGTCTGACTGCAAGGGAATTCCATCAATGCTTGCACTGAATT GGGACATTCACATGTGCCGTGCTCTCATCATCATCTCTATTATCCTGGCTTTCTTTGGATCCATTCTGGTCTTAGTGGGAATGAAGTGTACTAAAATTGGGGGATCAGAGGTTGCAAATGCAAGAGTAACCTTTGCTGGAGGAATGAACTACCTTATTGGAG GGATGTGTTCTATGGTTGCTTTCTCCTATTATGGAAATAAAATTAGAGCAGAATTTCAAGACCCCAACTACAAAGCTCAGAA GTTTGAAATAGGCGTTGGCGTCTTTATCGGCTGGGGAGGCTCCACCCTACTTGTTGTTGGAGGTCTTATTTTCAGTATCTTTGCAGGGAAGGAAGGGTGCCACTCAAG CCCAAAGAGATTCCCTGAGTACAGGTACCCCGATCCCTACAGAGCTGTTCCAACAAAAAAGAGCATAGAGTCTTTGACTCGTACAGAGAGCACTGATAGCAGAAAATCAAGGACCACccgcagcagcggcagcagaggcagcagcatCTCAGGGATCACAGATTCAACAAAGACATCGGCAACAAATGCATATGTGTGA
- the cldn10l2 gene encoding claudin-10 — translation MRKRLIQILGFLITSLGWLFVLCTMAMDYWRITQLGGQGGSFIIKVAWYWSNLWKDCFTDSTAVTNCRDFPVLWTVTPFIQGVRGLLMCGLTLGFFAVVLCFVGMECTFIGGGDKTKDKLLLSGAVFHIAGSVSDVSAYCLYINRIARTTFAPSVGLGVLRYDLGPPIFLGLVGCFLIVLGAMFYAVTVCTVICPERQVVYAYGGGTYMVPRTRGRTLYSGYYRPGQYGSYMGSGPSYSSKISKLSQTTPTKFSDRDAFV, via the exons atgaggAAACGTCTGATCCAAATACTCGGCTTCTTGATTACATCACTGGGATGGCTGTTTGTGCTGTGCACCATGGCCATGGACTATTGGAGGATCACTCAGTTAGGAGGACAAGGAGGCTCCTTTATCATCAAAGTGGCCTGGTACTGGTCCAACCTGTGGAAGGATTGTTTCACTGATTCCACGGCTGTCACCAACTGTAGAGACTTCCCCGTACTCTGGACTGTCACCC CTTTCATTCAGGGAGTACGAGGCCTGCTGATGTGCGGGTTAACTCTTGGATTCTTCGCCGTGGTGCTGTGCTTTGTTGGGATGGAGTGCACTTTCATCGGTGGAGGTGATAAAACCAAGGACAAACTGCTTCTCTCTGGGGCAGTGTTTCATATCGCTGGCA GTGTGTCGGATGTGTCTGCCTACTGCTTATACATCAACAGGATTGCCAGAACAACGTTTGCGCCCAGCGTTGGACTGGGAGTCTTACG GTATGACCTAGGACCTCCCATATTTCTAGGACTGGTGGGATGTTTTTTAATCGTTCTGGGAGCTATGTTTTATGCTGTGACAGTCTGCACAGTCATTTGCCCTGAAAG gcAAGTGGTATACGCCTATGGAGGAGGCACATACATGGTCCCTCGCACCAGAGGAAGAACCCTGTACAGCGGATACTACCGGCCTGGGCAGTATGGATCTTATATGGGCTCAGGACCATCCTACAGCTCCAAGATCTCAAAACTCTCGCAGACAACACCAACGAAATTCTCAGACAGAGATGCATTTGTGTAG